The Halobacterium litoreum genome includes a region encoding these proteins:
- the pyrI gene encoding aspartate carbamoyltransferase regulatory subunit: MTDTELRVSKIQSGTVIDHVTAGEALHVLTLLGIDGSGGETVSLGMNVPSERLGKKDVVKVEGRELSESELEVLSLIAPEATINIVREYDVVDKRRVEPPEEVSGVLTCPNRDCITNAGEPVATRFAVLDDGLRCEYCGDIVRDDITAHLAD, from the coding sequence ATGACAGACACCGAACTCCGCGTCTCGAAGATTCAGAGCGGCACCGTCATCGACCACGTCACCGCGGGCGAAGCGCTGCACGTCCTCACGCTGCTGGGCATCGACGGCTCCGGCGGCGAGACGGTGAGCCTCGGCATGAACGTCCCCTCCGAGCGCCTCGGAAAGAAAGACGTGGTGAAAGTCGAGGGCCGCGAGCTGAGCGAGTCCGAGTTGGAGGTGCTGTCACTCATCGCGCCGGAGGCCACCATCAACATCGTGCGGGAGTACGACGTGGTGGACAAGCGCCGCGTCGAACCGCCCGAGGAAGTCTCTGGCGTGTTGACGTGTCCGAACCGCGACTGCATCACGAACGCGGGCGAACCCGTGGCGACGCGGTTCGCGGTGCTGGACGACGGCCTGCGCTGTGAGTACTGCGGCGACATCGTGCGAGACGACATCACGGCCCACCTCGCGGACTGA
- a CDS encoding tRNA sulfurtransferase, producing the protein MLPPGADSVVVRHGDVGVKSSSVQANMERTLRENLDAMLADRDVPGTVDREWGRLLVRTTDPDRAADAAADTFGVVSASPAVSVPPDLDAICDALADAAREQYDGGAFAVDARRAGDHDFDSHDVNRAGGDAVWDAVEDDFDPEVDLDYPDLTFSVEVRQEEAFVFLEHRDGPGGMPLGTQDPLIALVSGGIDSPVAAWEAMKRGSPIVPLYLDLGEYGGPDHVARAEETVRALARYAPGEDLSLLVAPAGDAVERLAANTGRTRMLSYRRFMYRVAEHVAESVGAAGIVSGEALGQKSSQTAANFAVVDRATDLPIHRPLFALDKQEIIRRARDIDTYRDSTIEVGCNRLAPSQPLTAAPIESVRKDEPDALYEWAREVAEDVESPEVVA; encoded by the coding sequence ATGCTACCGCCCGGTGCGGACTCCGTGGTCGTCCGGCACGGCGACGTGGGCGTGAAGTCGAGTTCGGTGCAGGCGAACATGGAGCGAACGCTCCGCGAGAACCTCGACGCGATGCTCGCCGACCGCGACGTTCCGGGGACGGTCGACCGCGAGTGGGGTCGACTGCTCGTTCGCACCACCGACCCCGACCGGGCGGCCGACGCCGCCGCCGACACCTTCGGCGTCGTGTCCGCCAGCCCCGCCGTCTCCGTCCCGCCGGACCTAGACGCCATCTGCGACGCGCTCGCCGACGCGGCGCGCGAACAGTACGACGGCGGCGCGTTCGCGGTGGACGCCCGGCGCGCCGGCGACCACGACTTCGACAGCCACGACGTGAACCGCGCGGGCGGCGACGCCGTCTGGGACGCCGTCGAAGACGACTTCGACCCCGAAGTGGACCTCGACTACCCCGACCTGACGTTCTCCGTCGAGGTCCGACAGGAGGAGGCGTTCGTCTTCCTCGAACACCGCGACGGCCCCGGCGGGATGCCACTCGGAACCCAAGACCCCTTGATTGCGCTCGTCTCCGGCGGCATCGACTCGCCCGTGGCGGCGTGGGAGGCGATGAAACGCGGGTCACCGATAGTGCCGCTGTACCTCGACCTCGGCGAGTACGGCGGCCCCGACCACGTCGCGCGAGCGGAGGAGACGGTCCGGGCACTCGCCAGATACGCGCCCGGTGAAGACCTCTCGCTTTTGGTCGCGCCGGCGGGCGACGCAGTCGAACGACTCGCCGCGAACACCGGCCGGACGCGCATGCTGTCCTACCGGCGGTTCATGTACCGCGTCGCCGAGCACGTCGCCGAGTCGGTCGGCGCCGCGGGCATCGTCTCCGGAGAGGCGCTCGGCCAGAAGTCGAGTCAGACCGCCGCGAACTTCGCCGTCGTCGACCGCGCGACCGACCTCCCGATTCACCGGCCGCTGTTCGCGCTCGACAAACAGGAGATAATCCGGCGCGCCCGCGACATCGACACCTACCGCGATTCGACCATCGAGGTCGGCTGCAACCGCCTCGCGCCGAGCCAGCCGCTGACCGCGGCGCCCATCGAGAGCGTGCGGAAGGACGAACCCGACGCGCTCTACGAGTGGGCCCGCGAGGTCGCCGAGGACGTCGAGAGCCCGGAGGTGGTCGCGTGA
- a CDS encoding thioredoxin family protein, translating into MSLKTMEPNPAWDADSYPEVVETFGNLGDDAVVRVWGGDWCGDCRSQLPDFAAAMDAAGVENVEQYPVDREDGEKVGEKVAEYDVTLIPTVVVERDGEELARFEERETREAAVYLADELSD; encoded by the coding sequence ATGAGTCTGAAGACGATGGAACCGAACCCGGCGTGGGACGCGGACTCCTACCCGGAGGTCGTGGAGACGTTCGGAAATCTCGGCGACGACGCCGTCGTGCGCGTGTGGGGCGGCGATTGGTGTGGCGACTGCCGCTCCCAACTGCCGGACTTCGCGGCGGCGATGGACGCGGCGGGCGTGGAGAACGTCGAACAGTATCCCGTGGACCGAGAGGACGGCGAGAAGGTCGGCGAGAAGGTAGCGGAGTACGACGTGACGCTGATTCCGACGGTCGTCGTGGAGCGCGACGGCGAGGAACTCGCGCGCTTCGAGGAGCGCGAGACCCGTGAGGCGGCGGTCTACCTCGCGGACGAACTCAGCGACTGA
- a CDS encoding PLP-dependent cysteine synthase family protein: MKDSILDAIGTPLVRVPAPEGATVAAKLEGFNPGGSAKDRPAREMVLAAERDGEIAPGDRLVEATSGNTGIGLAVVAAARDYDLTIVMPAAMSEERKQLLRAYGADLELVDGGMETANERADRIADEDGGFRVSQFENPANPRAHYRTTAEEILEQVEGREIDAFVAGVGTGGTITGTATRLKEEFPEMDVVAVEPEDNAVLSTGEPGDDDFQGMGPGFVSDLLDRDLVDSVETVAVGDAERTVRELAREEGILVGQSSGAAYLAARRVAERIAEPELNCPEVSFDADDLADAGLDEDALADGGDTYDDCPLVVTVFPDSGERYLSAGVFD; the protein is encoded by the coding sequence ATGAAGGACAGCATCCTGGACGCCATCGGGACGCCGCTCGTGCGAGTACCGGCGCCCGAGGGCGCCACCGTCGCGGCCAAACTCGAGGGGTTCAACCCCGGCGGGTCCGCGAAGGACCGGCCCGCCCGCGAGATGGTGCTGGCCGCCGAGCGCGACGGCGAAATCGCGCCGGGCGACCGCCTCGTCGAGGCGACCAGCGGCAACACCGGTATCGGGCTCGCGGTCGTCGCGGCGGCCCGCGACTACGACCTCACCATCGTGATGCCCGCGGCCATGTCCGAGGAACGCAAGCAACTGCTCCGGGCGTACGGCGCCGACCTCGAACTCGTGGACGGCGGCATGGAGACCGCCAACGAGCGCGCCGACCGCATCGCCGACGAGGACGGCGGCTTCCGGGTCTCCCAGTTCGAGAACCCCGCGAACCCGCGGGCGCACTACCGGACGACCGCCGAGGAGATTCTCGAACAAGTCGAGGGCCGCGAAATCGACGCGTTCGTCGCGGGCGTCGGCACCGGCGGCACCATCACCGGAACCGCCACGCGACTCAAGGAGGAGTTCCCGGAGATGGATGTCGTCGCGGTCGAACCCGAGGACAACGCCGTCCTCTCGACCGGCGAACCCGGCGACGACGACTTCCAGGGGATGGGCCCGGGCTTCGTCAGCGACCTGCTCGACCGAGACCTCGTCGACAGCGTCGAGACGGTCGCAGTCGGCGACGCGGAGCGTACGGTCAGAGAACTCGCGCGCGAAGAGGGCATCCTCGTCGGGCAGTCCAGCGGCGCCGCGTACCTCGCCGCTCGGCGCGTCGCCGAACGCATCGCCGAACCGGAGTTGAACTGCCCGGAGGTCTCCTTCGACGCCGACGACCTCGCGGACGCAGGGCTCGACGAGGACGCGCTCGCGGACGGCGGCGACACCTACGACGACTGCCCGCTCGTCGTCACCGTCTTCCCCGACTCCGGGGAGCGGTATCTCTCCGCGGGCGTCTTCGACTAG
- a CDS encoding MinD/ParA family ATP-binding protein — translation MLAVAGGKGGSGKTTTALGVASALAERRRRPLVVDCDLDAPNLHLRADVPRDPGVGTVSDAGIDAAGDPAALAHESPAVPGVDVLPAGDADGDALAAAIASLSDDRPVVLDCPAGASEAAARPLRAADGCLVVATRGRESVEDAVKTAAMARAVGTPVRAVAVSREPAVPRGLGDALDAPRVVPVPAADAPLRAATARSAYRALADAARPNS, via the coding sequence GTGCTCGCAGTCGCCGGCGGCAAGGGCGGGAGCGGGAAGACGACCACGGCACTCGGCGTCGCCAGCGCCCTCGCCGAGCGGCGGCGCCGGCCACTCGTCGTGGATTGTGACTTGGACGCGCCGAACCTCCACCTGCGCGCCGACGTGCCCCGCGACCCCGGCGTGGGTACCGTCAGCGACGCTGGTATCGACGCCGCTGGCGACCCCGCGGCGCTCGCTCACGAGTCGCCCGCCGTTCCCGGCGTGGACGTTCTCCCCGCGGGCGACGCGGACGGCGACGCGCTCGCGGCTGCCATCGCTTCGCTCTCTGACGACCGGCCTGTCGTCTTGGACTGTCCCGCCGGCGCGAGCGAGGCCGCCGCCCGCCCCCTGCGTGCCGCCGACGGCTGTCTCGTCGTCGCCACGCGCGGTCGCGAGAGCGTCGAGGACGCCGTGAAGACCGCCGCGATGGCGCGCGCCGTCGGTACGCCCGTCCGCGCTGTCGCCGTCTCCCGCGAACCAGCCGTCCCCCGCGGCCTCGGCGACGCCCTCGACGCCCCTCGCGTCGTCCCCGTCCCGGCCGCCGACGCGCCGCTCAGAGCGGCGACCGCCCGGTCGGCCTACCGCGCGCTCGCCGACGCCGCGCGGCCAAACAGTTAA
- a CDS encoding DUF7511 domain-containing protein, giving the protein MSADSRRSSGDADDPADQPALSATVVPYTDAPDRCTVSPADADDRRRLTEWLSVDADAVVPLSDAR; this is encoded by the coding sequence ATGTCAGCCGACTCCCGCCGCAGTTCCGGAGACGCCGACGACCCCGCTGACCAGCCCGCGCTGTCCGCGACCGTCGTCCCGTACACCGACGCCCCAGACCGCTGTACGGTCAGTCCGGCGGACGCAGACGACAGGCGGCGGCTGACAGAGTGGCTGTCCGTCGACGCGGACGCGGTCGTCCCGCTTTCCGACGCGCGCTGA
- the pyrB gene encoding aspartate carbamoyltransferase: MRHDHLLTAKQLSREDVETVLDRAAEFDRDPSAARERHAGELLGLCFFEPSTRTKMSFETAAKRLGADVVDMGSVESSSVKKGESLADTVRVVEGYADALVLRHPKQGAAKMASEYVDVPVVNAGDGAGHHPSQTLLDLYTIREHAGLDDISVGIMGDLKYGRTVHSLAHALTNFDVRQHFVSPESLRLPRSVRYDLHESGAQVREHEDLEDVLPNLDVLYVTRIQRERFPDEDEYEAVAGEYSITPDVLERAKDDLSVMHPLPRVDEIAPEVDDTDYATYFEQAHNGVPVRMALLDLLL; this comes from the coding sequence ATGCGTCACGACCACCTCCTGACCGCCAAACAACTCTCGCGAGAGGACGTAGAGACCGTCCTCGATCGGGCCGCGGAGTTCGATCGGGACCCCTCGGCGGCGCGCGAGCGACACGCGGGCGAACTGCTCGGGTTGTGTTTCTTCGAGCCGAGCACGCGCACGAAGATGAGTTTCGAGACTGCCGCCAAGCGCCTCGGCGCGGACGTCGTGGACATGGGGTCCGTGGAGTCCTCGTCCGTGAAAAAGGGCGAGTCCCTCGCGGACACGGTGCGGGTCGTCGAGGGGTACGCGGACGCGCTCGTGCTCCGACACCCGAAGCAGGGCGCCGCGAAGATGGCCAGCGAGTACGTCGACGTGCCCGTGGTGAACGCGGGCGACGGCGCCGGCCACCACCCGAGTCAGACCCTCCTCGACCTCTACACGATTCGGGAGCACGCGGGCCTGGACGACATCTCGGTCGGCATCATGGGGGACCTGAAGTACGGGCGGACGGTCCACTCGCTGGCCCACGCGCTCACGAACTTCGACGTGCGCCAGCACTTCGTCAGCCCCGAGAGCCTGCGTCTGCCTCGGTCGGTTCGCTACGACCTCCACGAGTCGGGCGCGCAGGTCCGCGAGCACGAGGACCTCGAAGACGTGCTGCCGAACCTCGACGTGCTGTACGTCACGCGCATTCAGCGCGAGCGCTTCCCGGACGAGGACGAGTACGAGGCCGTGGCGGGCGAGTACTCGATTACGCCCGACGTCCTGGAGCGCGCGAAAGACGACCTGTCGGTGATGCATCCGCTGCCGCGCGTGGACGAGATCGCGCCCGAGGTGGACGACACCGACTACGCGACGTACTTCGAACAGGCACACAACGGCGTCCCGGTACGGATGGCTCTGCTGGACCTCCTGCTATGA
- the cyaB gene encoding class IV adenylate cyclase, whose translation MYEVEVKVPASHDAVREALADAGATPDGTVAQSDTYFDAPHRTFAETDEALRVRRVATATDALDRDAGDVSALVDAILDGDVGHDAESRVTYKGPLVEAASKTREEFETGVEGGDEMREILERLGFEPAAVVRKVRERYRLDGFTVLLDAVEGVGEYVEIETEVETEGDVEAAREAAYAVLRDLGLDPADQIRTSYLGLRLEDA comes from the coding sequence ATGTACGAAGTGGAGGTCAAGGTGCCGGCGAGCCACGACGCGGTGCGCGAAGCGCTCGCGGACGCGGGTGCGACGCCGGACGGGACGGTGGCCCAATCGGACACGTACTTCGACGCGCCACATCGGACGTTCGCGGAGACCGACGAGGCGTTGCGCGTGCGTCGCGTGGCGACGGCGACTGACGCCCTCGACCGGGACGCGGGTGACGTCTCCGCCCTCGTGGACGCGATTCTGGACGGTGACGTCGGACACGACGCCGAGTCCCGAGTGACGTACAAGGGGCCGCTCGTGGAGGCCGCGTCGAAGACCCGCGAGGAGTTCGAGACGGGCGTCGAGGGCGGCGACGAGATGCGCGAGATTCTGGAACGCCTCGGGTTCGAACCGGCCGCCGTCGTCCGGAAGGTCCGCGAACGCTACCGGCTCGACGGCTTCACGGTTCTGCTGGACGCCGTCGAGGGCGTCGGCGAGTACGTCGAAATCGAGACCGAGGTCGAGACGGAAGGCGACGTCGAGGCGGCGCGCGAGGCGGCGTACGCGGTTCTCCGCGACCTCGGTCTCGACCCCGCGGACCAGATTCGGACCTCGTACCTCGGCCTCCGCCTCGAAGATGCGTAG
- a CDS encoding FKBP-type peptidyl-prolyl cis-trans isomerase codes for MSDESEADTADESDAQQGLQEGDFVEIAYTAYTVDSGELVDTTDKEVAEEEGVETEDRDFSPRTIVLGEGHLFEAVEDDIVGKEVGDSGTVVVEQAFGEYDDDEVRTVSAQKLPEDDRYPGAHVDIDGEHGHVEAVIGGRARVDFNHPLAGEDVEYEYEIVGEVEDRVEQAKGLLQMYFDVELDMDIETDEVEEEVENDEGETETETVEKETLYIEQSPQLQFNQQWMMGKQQILNQVIDMLDLDRVIVQEVIDGQPAGMGGMGGMMGGMGGGEDLGDVEEALEDADVDADEIVDELDEELDEE; via the coding sequence ATGAGCGACGAATCCGAGGCCGACACGGCCGATGAATCCGACGCACAACAGGGACTTCAGGAGGGCGACTTCGTCGAAATCGCCTACACCGCGTACACCGTCGACAGCGGCGAACTCGTCGACACCACCGACAAGGAAGTCGCCGAGGAGGAAGGCGTCGAGACCGAGGACCGTGACTTCTCCCCGCGCACCATCGTGCTCGGTGAGGGCCACCTCTTCGAGGCCGTCGAGGACGACATCGTCGGCAAGGAGGTCGGCGACTCCGGCACCGTCGTCGTCGAGCAGGCGTTCGGCGAGTACGACGACGACGAGGTCCGCACGGTGAGCGCGCAGAAGCTCCCCGAGGACGACCGGTACCCCGGCGCCCATGTCGACATCGACGGCGAGCACGGCCACGTCGAAGCCGTCATCGGCGGCCGCGCACGCGTCGACTTCAACCACCCGCTCGCCGGCGAGGACGTCGAGTACGAGTACGAGATCGTCGGTGAGGTCGAGGACCGCGTCGAGCAGGCGAAGGGCCTCCTCCAGATGTACTTCGACGTCGAACTCGACATGGACATCGAGACCGACGAGGTCGAGGAGGAAGTCGAGAACGACGAGGGCGAGACCGAGACGGAGACCGTCGAGAAGGAGACGCTGTACATCGAGCAGTCGCCCCAGCTCCAGTTCAACCAGCAGTGGATGATGGGCAAACAGCAGATTCTCAATCAGGTCATCGACATGCTCGACCTCGACCGCGTCATCGTCCAGGAGGTCATCGACGGCCAGCCGGCCGGCATGGGCGGCATGGGCGGCATGATGGGCGGCATGGGCGGCGGCGAGGACCTCGGCGACGTCGAGGAAGCCCTCGAAGACGCCGACGTGGACGCCGACGAAATCGTCGACGAACTCGACGAAGAGCTCGACGAAGAGTAA
- a CDS encoding DUF5804 family protein — protein MTRVCILGSDDVDLRIDLFGYETARRALATYDVESPYENTVAVDTVSLGAAVSLLNDLNWYLVRLADAAFVREPSVSETEWLSRDLAAEVRDGDERANETDARLKVYGVEGGELVEPMYVTRVQGERPEYDLRDVDDTFVVRVTESEFQN, from the coding sequence GTGACGCGCGTCTGCATCCTCGGGAGCGACGACGTTGACCTCCGCATCGACCTATTCGGGTACGAGACGGCCCGCCGTGCGCTCGCGACCTACGACGTGGAGTCGCCCTACGAGAACACGGTCGCCGTCGACACGGTGAGCCTCGGCGCCGCCGTCTCCCTGTTGAACGACCTGAACTGGTATCTCGTCCGCCTCGCGGACGCCGCGTTCGTGCGCGAACCGTCGGTCTCCGAGACCGAGTGGCTGTCTCGCGACCTCGCCGCCGAGGTCAGGGACGGCGACGAGCGCGCGAACGAGACGGACGCCCGCCTGAAGGTGTACGGCGTCGAGGGCGGCGAACTGGTCGAGCCGATGTACGTCACGCGCGTGCAGGGCGAGCGCCCCGAGTACGACCTCCGGGACGTCGACGACACGTTCGTCGTGCGCGTCACCGAGTCGGAGTTCCAGAACTAG
- a CDS encoding methionine adenosyltransferase, with the protein MTERNIQVQSLDRGAVEDETVEIVERKGLGHPDSICDGIAEHVCEALAREYLDRVGKVLHFNTDETQLVAGTAAPAFGGGEVIEPIYILVVGRATSHYVDDDGTEYDIPVDAIALEAARDYLRETLPNLDLETDVIVDVKLGEGSGDLQEVFSDDGPAVPMANDTSFGVGHAPLTETERLVRETERSLNGPYGEDNPAVGEDVKVMGKREGDHIDVTVAAALVDTYVPNMDAYEAEIESIREHVHDLADEYTDRDVTVHVNTADDYEDGSIYLTTTGTSAEQGDDGSVGRGNRANGLITPNRSMSMEATSGKNPVNHIGKIYNLLSTQIAESVVAEVEGIRDLRVRLLSQIGRPIDEPHVADVHVVTDDGVTIPDVEPEIQAIVDEELADVTAITQRVIDGELTTF; encoded by the coding sequence ATGACCGAGCGGAACATTCAGGTGCAGTCTCTCGACCGGGGCGCGGTCGAGGACGAAACCGTCGAAATCGTCGAACGAAAAGGCCTCGGCCACCCCGACTCCATCTGCGACGGCATCGCCGAGCACGTCTGTGAAGCCCTCGCCCGCGAGTACCTCGACCGCGTCGGCAAAGTCCTCCACTTCAACACCGACGAGACCCAACTCGTCGCCGGCACCGCCGCGCCCGCGTTCGGCGGCGGCGAAGTCATCGAACCCATCTACATTCTCGTCGTCGGCCGCGCCACCAGCCACTACGTCGACGACGACGGCACCGAGTACGACATCCCCGTCGACGCCATCGCGCTCGAAGCCGCCCGCGACTACCTCCGCGAGACGCTCCCGAACCTCGACCTCGAAACCGACGTCATCGTCGACGTGAAACTCGGCGAAGGCTCCGGCGACCTCCAGGAGGTCTTCAGCGACGACGGCCCCGCCGTCCCGATGGCCAACGACACCTCCTTCGGCGTCGGCCACGCCCCCCTCACGGAGACCGAACGCCTCGTTCGGGAGACCGAACGCTCCCTCAACGGCCCCTACGGCGAGGACAACCCCGCCGTCGGCGAGGACGTCAAAGTCATGGGCAAACGCGAGGGCGACCACATCGACGTCACCGTCGCCGCCGCGCTCGTCGACACCTACGTCCCGAACATGGACGCCTACGAGGCCGAAATCGAGTCCATCCGCGAGCACGTCCACGACCTCGCCGACGAGTACACCGACCGCGACGTCACCGTCCACGTCAACACCGCCGACGACTACGAGGACGGCTCCATCTACCTCACCACCACCGGCACCAGCGCCGAACAGGGCGACGACGGCTCCGTCGGCCGCGGCAACCGCGCGAACGGCCTCATCACGCCGAACCGCTCGATGAGCATGGAAGCCACCTCCGGGAAGAACCCGGTCAACCACATCGGGAAAATCTACAACCTCCTCTCCACCCAAATCGCCGAGAGCGTCGTCGCCGAAGTCGAGGGCATCCGCGACCTCCGCGTCCGCCTGCTCTCCCAAATCGGTCGCCCCATCGACGAACCGCACGTCGCAGACGTCCACGTCGTCACCGACGACGGTGTCACCATCCCCGACGTCGAACCCGAGATTCAGGCCATCGTCGACGAGGAACTCGCCGACGTCACCGCCATCACCCAGCGCGTCATCGACGGCGAACTCACGACGTTCTAG
- a CDS encoding RAD55 family ATPase → MAGRLSTGIDVLDRELGGGVPAGTVVAYEAPPASQGELLLYELTRPRPTLYLTTDRTEQAVRDAFEETTAPTGDPQVGYIPGADSLENARRAFRSVPEESTVVIDPVDSLERADRSRYENFLNELGNHMRNVGGVAVLHCLDTDHTTDLRGTTQHMVDVVFRLEVEEAGGEIESKLSVPKFRGGASLDSPIKLNLRERVQVDTSRDIA, encoded by the coding sequence ATGGCAGGGCGGCTCTCCACGGGCATCGACGTGCTCGACCGAGAGCTCGGCGGCGGGGTACCCGCCGGGACGGTGGTGGCCTACGAGGCGCCACCGGCGAGCCAAGGAGAGCTACTGCTCTACGAACTCACGCGCCCCCGCCCCACGCTCTATCTCACCACGGACCGCACCGAGCAGGCGGTCCGCGACGCCTTCGAGGAGACCACCGCCCCTACCGGCGACCCGCAGGTCGGTTACATCCCCGGCGCGGACTCCCTGGAGAACGCCCGGCGCGCGTTCCGGAGCGTCCCCGAGGAGTCCACCGTCGTCATCGACCCCGTGGACTCCCTGGAGCGCGCCGACCGCAGCCGCTACGAGAACTTCCTCAACGAACTCGGCAACCACATGCGCAACGTCGGCGGCGTCGCCGTCCTCCACTGTCTCGACACCGACCACACCACCGACCTCCGGGGCACCACCCAGCACATGGTCGACGTGGTGTTCCGCCTCGAAGTCGAGGAGGCCGGCGGCGAAATCGAGTCCAAACTCTCGGTGCCGAAGTTCCGCGGCGGCGCCTCTCTCGACTCCCCCATCAAACTCAATCTCCGCGAGCGCGTGCAGGTCGACACCAGCCGCGACATCGCCTGA